GCTTCGGCTCGCTTCGCCGCGCCACGGTGCTCGACTACCTGAACCGCTGCGTGCGTTCCGCCGACCCCATCGAGCGCAAGACCGCGGGGGCGGGGCTCGGGCTCTACCTCGTGGCGAGCAACGTCACGGAGCTGGTGATCAACCTGCTGCCGGGGGTGGCGACCGAGGTGGTCTGCCTGTTTGACCTGCGCACGCCGGGTCACCGGCTCATGCACTTCGGCATCTACGAGGAGAGCGGACGTGCTGCCGGCGACGGGGACGAGGACCGTCCGACGCACCTCGTGAGCACGGCTCCGGCGGCGGCGCGCGAGCGGCGCGGGCAGAGCCCGATGGTGGGGCTCACGCTGGCCATGGCGCTGGCCCTCTTCGTGGTCGCGGCGGCCCTCTTCGCGTGGCCCATTCTGCGGCGGCCGGCGCGGAGCTCGCTCACGATCGAGACCGAGCCCCCGGGAGCGACGATCTATCTGAACGGCGCGCAGAAGGGCGTGGCGAGCGGTCCGCTCTCGCTCCCCGAGCTGGACGTGTCCAGCCCCTACGTGGTGACGGCGCGACGCCCCGGCTACGGCGAGGCCCGCGAGGTCGTGTCGCTGCGCAAGGGGGCCCCCTCGACGGTGCGGCTGGTCCTGCCCCGGCTCAAGGCCAAGCTGCGCGTCACCTCGACCCCCGAAGGAGCCGAGGTCTGGATCGACGGTCGTCAGACGGGGCAGAAGACGCCCGCGCTGCTCGACGAGGTGGACCCCGACAAGGCGCACGCCGTGCGCCTCACGCTGCACGGCTTCAAGGAGGTGCAGGAGGCGGTGACCGTCACGGCCGACAAGACGGCGCTCTACCACGGCACGCTCTCTCTGGCCCCCGACTTCGCGGTGATCGCCGTGACCTCCGAACCCGTCGGAGCGCGGCTCTGGGTCAACGACGTGGACACCGGGCTCGTCACCCCCGTTGCGGCCTACGCGGTCCCGGCCGGGCGTCCCTATCGGGTCCGGCTCACCGCCGCGGACCGCGTGCCGTGGGAGCAGTCCTGGACCCCCTCGTCGGGTGGGTCGCTACGAGAGACGGCCGCCTTGCCCCTCGGCGGAAAGCTCACCGTGCTCTCGAACGTGAAGGCGCGGCTGCAGGCAGGGGATGGCCCCGTGCTCCGGCTGCCGGTGCGCGATCTGATCCTGCGCGAGGGGACGCACACGCTCACGCTCCGGAACAAGGACCCCTATCTGGATCAGCGCGTCGAGGTGGTCGTGAAGGCCGGCGGCACCGTCACGCGCGAGCTCGTCTACGGGTTCGTGGCGGGAAAGACCCGGCGGCAGCGGCTGCGCCTTGGAGACCACAAGCCGGTGGCCACCCTGGCCCTGCCGCGGGGGGAGCACGAGGTGACGGTCGTGGACCTCGAGAGCGGCAAGACCTATCCCCAGACCGTGCGCGTGGAGCCGGGCAAGACCGTTCGCGTGCCGTAGTCCCGCCCGCAACCGAGCGCGGCTCGTACGTGAGCACGGCTCGCACCTTAGTATCGTTTTCTCCCCTCCGCGCCGTCGGCGTGTCCTAAGGCCTGTGAAGATCTTCATGGCCCGTCCCCGACCCCTCTCACCGACCGGGGCCTGG
This Deltaproteobacteria bacterium DNA region includes the following protein-coding sequences:
- a CDS encoding PEGA domain-containing protein, with protein sequence MASCLTAVGSVVNVATSRAELDASADLLLAELVPPADELKAVLAQLGAGAAAALVVPKPGLPAMLGQFATPAVKALLAKDHVTDARLAYVGSKLLFGNIFGLSKLMPWGVKVYSEVVGSHEERGQALAAVSQLARVLKVRPKAKEAIELVADELLMNALYDAPVDPEGRSLFGEVQPRDRSTLRLERPTVLQFACDGTFFAVSVRDSFGSLRRATVLDYLNRCVRSADPIERKTAGAGLGLYLVASNVTELVINLLPGVATEVVCLFDLRTPGHRLMHFGIYEESGRAAGDGDEDRPTHLVSTAPAAARERRGQSPMVGLTLAMALALFVVAAALFAWPILRRPARSSLTIETEPPGATIYLNGAQKGVASGPLSLPELDVSSPYVVTARRPGYGEAREVVSLRKGAPSTVRLVLPRLKAKLRVTSTPEGAEVWIDGRQTGQKTPALLDEVDPDKAHAVRLTLHGFKEVQEAVTVTADKTALYHGTLSLAPDFAVIAVTSEPVGARLWVNDVDTGLVTPVAAYAVPAGRPYRVRLTAADRVPWEQSWTPSSGGSLRETAALPLGGKLTVLSNVKARLQAGDGPVLRLPVRDLILREGTHTLTLRNKDPYLDQRVEVVVKAGGTVTRELVYGFVAGKTRRQRLRLGDHKPVATLALPRGEHEVTVVDLESGKTYPQTVRVEPGKTVRVP